From a region of the bacterium genome:
- a CDS encoding ABC transporter ATP-binding protein codes for MHAPPDAAVTTEGLSRSFGPVAAVDRISFSVAPGEVFGLIGPDGAGKTTLLRLLAGILDPSEGSATVAGADVRTQPELLRQRIGYMPQTFALYRDLTVGENLHFFAEAYQVPRGEIASRTERLLAFSRLGPFVRKLAEHLSGGMRQKLALACTLIHEPRLLLLDEPTTGVDPVSRREFWSILYDLNSRGTTVLVATPYMDEADRCTRIGFMYGGRLLSVAPPEGMKVQMQGEVLEIVAEPRRRALAVALGIKAVLTGSVFGDTLHLTVPSSAAAESQVRDALDRAGISLRSLRVAPASLEDVFISLMSQAGR; via the coding sequence ATGCACGCGCCACCTGACGCGGCCGTCACCACCGAGGGCCTGAGCAGGTCGTTCGGCCCGGTCGCCGCCGTTGACCGGATCTCCTTCAGCGTGGCGCCGGGCGAGGTGTTCGGCCTCATCGGTCCGGACGGCGCCGGCAAGACCACCCTGCTGCGCCTGCTGGCCGGGATCCTCGACCCCTCAGAAGGCAGCGCCACGGTCGCCGGTGCCGACGTTCGCACGCAGCCCGAACTGCTCCGCCAGCGGATAGGGTACATGCCCCAGACGTTCGCGCTCTACCGCGACCTGACCGTAGGCGAGAACCTGCATTTCTTCGCCGAGGCCTACCAGGTGCCACGCGGCGAAATTGCTTCACGCACCGAGCGGCTTCTGGCTTTCAGCCGGCTCGGGCCGTTCGTGCGCAAACTGGCGGAGCACCTCTCAGGCGGGATGCGCCAGAAGCTGGCGCTGGCGTGCACATTGATACACGAGCCCCGGCTGCTGTTGCTCGACGAGCCTACGACCGGTGTGGACCCGGTCTCCCGGCGCGAGTTCTGGAGCATTCTCTACGACCTCAACAGTCGGGGCACCACGGTGCTGGTGGCGACGCCCTACATGGACGAGGCGGATCGCTGCACGCGCATTGGCTTCATGTACGGGGGGCGGCTGCTGTCGGTGGCGCCTCCTGAAGGCATGAAGGTGCAGATGCAGGGCGAGGTCCTGGAGATCGTGGCTGAGCCACGCCGCCGCGCGCTGGCGGTCGCGCTCGGCATCAAGGCGGTGCTCACCGGCAGCGTCTTCGGAGACACTCTGCACCTGACCGTGCCCTCCTCCGCCGCGGCCGAGTCCCAGGTGCGCGACGCCTTAGACCGGGCGGGCATCTCGTTGCGGTCGCTGCGCGTGGCCCCTGCTTCACTGGAGGATGTGTTCATCTCGCTTATGAGTCAGGCAGGCCGGTAG
- a CDS encoding ABC transporter permease, which produces MGRRLGAIIVKEFIQLVRDPRTLAMALLMPVIQLLLFGYAIATDVERLPTVVVDHSRTQESRALVERFEASRYFLVRYRDDSLRSAEDLVQRGKARVIIAVPPDYADRLRRGATARVAVIVDASDPLVARTALSTAEAIGQVTSLEIVGRMLGGTDARVPVEVRTQAWYNPDLRSANFMVPGLLAVILQLITTLLTAIAIVRERELGTIEQLVVTPIRKGELMLGKILPYVILGYVDITLALLVAAYWFEVPIRGSLLLLYSVTVFFYFSTLGLGILVSTISRTQRQAMQGAFFIFLPSILISGFMFPREGMPVFIQWLGYALPITYYLVIVRGIILKGVGLVALWDQIVPMALLGAAFFAVSVARFQKKLE; this is translated from the coding sequence ATGGGTAGGCGCCTGGGCGCAATCATCGTCAAGGAGTTTATCCAGCTCGTGCGCGACCCGCGCACGCTGGCGATGGCACTCCTGATGCCTGTGATCCAGTTGCTGCTGTTCGGGTATGCGATCGCCACAGATGTGGAGCGTCTTCCGACAGTTGTCGTTGACCACTCCAGGACGCAGGAGAGCCGCGCGCTGGTGGAGCGATTCGAGGCCAGCCGGTACTTCCTGGTGCGCTACCGGGACGACAGCCTGCGCTCTGCCGAGGACCTGGTCCAACGCGGCAAGGCCCGGGTGATCATCGCGGTCCCTCCGGACTACGCCGACCGGCTGCGCCGCGGCGCCACCGCCCGCGTGGCGGTGATCGTGGACGCCTCCGACCCCCTGGTGGCCCGCACCGCCCTGTCCACGGCCGAGGCCATCGGCCAGGTGACGTCACTGGAGATCGTCGGCCGCATGCTCGGGGGCACCGATGCGCGCGTGCCCGTGGAGGTGCGCACACAGGCCTGGTACAACCCCGACCTGCGCAGCGCCAACTTCATGGTGCCCGGGCTGCTGGCGGTGATTCTACAGTTGATAACGACCCTCCTGACCGCGATCGCAATCGTGCGCGAGCGGGAGCTGGGGACGATCGAGCAGCTCGTGGTCACGCCGATACGGAAGGGCGAGCTGATGCTGGGGAAGATCTTGCCCTACGTGATCCTGGGCTACGTTGACATCACGCTGGCCCTGCTGGTGGCGGCCTACTGGTTTGAGGTGCCTATACGCGGCAGTCTGCTGCTGCTCTATTCGGTCACGGTCTTCTTCTACTTCTCAACGCTCGGGTTGGGGATACTGGTTTCCACCATTTCGCGCACCCAGCGCCAGGCGATGCAGGGCGCGTTCTTCATCTTCCTGCCCTCTATTCTGATCTCGGGCTTCATGTTCCCGCGCGAGGGGATGCCGGTCTTCATCCAGTGGCTCGGCTACGCGCTGCCGATCACATACTACCTGGTGATCGTGCGGGGGATCATTCTCAAGGGGGTAGGCCTCGTGGCCCTTTGGGACCAGATCGTGCCTATGGCGCTGCTGGGTGCGGCGTTCTTTGCGGTGAGCGTGGCGAGGTTCCAGAAGAAGCTGGAGTAG
- a CDS encoding ABC transporter substrate-binding protein, whose protein sequence is MPRFARLVLFVTSVVLAASLLCTAGPGAAQTRRGGILRHAHIGEPLTLDLHWTTAAVPQDIGVHIYEGLFALNAAYEPRPLLLESWKLSANRLVYTFRLRQGVQFHHGRELVADDVVASLARWGRLAARGRELFRDTVSLTATDRYLVELRLRDPNALVPLILSWPTQGAVIYPKEVVDEAGTGMVRRFIGTGPYRFVEHIPDRHIRLDRFDQYKPVDEAPSGMAGRREAYLDTIFFLPIPDPAVRVAGTIRGEFQFADTIPPDEYNRLRETRGIAPHVIPVANWHGFVFNHREGLMKDKRIRHAFLAALDTEALMRGVYGPRQFWRTGPSLMPKEHPMWTDAGREFYNQRNPEKARQLLAGAGYQGQPVRWLVAGDQAPHIDSATIAKSQLERAGFVIDLQTTDLATVVSRRVRPELWDVFTTRFTFVPDPVLLTFLQPGWPGWYENREVTGLLSLLRRHVDPKVRRELWQRAQRMLYEDAATVRLGDYFLLHVLRDEVKGYAGVPGTFYWNVWLERR, encoded by the coding sequence ATGCCAAGGTTCGCCAGATTGGTTCTCTTTGTTACTTCGGTCGTGCTTGCCGCGTCGCTGCTCTGCACGGCGGGGCCGGGTGCCGCGCAAACCCGTCGCGGTGGCATCCTTCGTCATGCCCATATTGGTGAGCCTCTAACCCTTGATCTGCACTGGACCACGGCGGCCGTTCCCCAAGACATTGGAGTGCACATCTACGAGGGGCTCTTCGCCCTGAACGCAGCCTATGAACCCCGCCCATTGCTCCTGGAGAGCTGGAAGCTCAGCGCCAATCGGCTGGTCTACACGTTCCGTTTGCGCCAGGGTGTACAGTTTCATCACGGCCGCGAGTTGGTGGCTGACGATGTGGTTGCGTCGCTGGCGCGCTGGGGTCGGTTGGCGGCTCGAGGGCGCGAGCTATTCCGCGACACGGTCTCACTAACCGCCACCGATCGATACTTGGTCGAGTTGCGACTCCGCGATCCCAACGCCCTGGTACCCTTGATTCTAAGCTGGCCGACCCAGGGCGCCGTGATCTACCCGAAAGAGGTTGTGGATGAGGCCGGGACGGGCATGGTCCGCCGTTTCATAGGTACTGGCCCGTATCGGTTTGTAGAGCATATTCCTGACCGCCACATACGGCTTGACCGCTTTGACCAGTACAAGCCGGTCGATGAGGCCCCCAGCGGCATGGCTGGCCGGCGGGAGGCGTACCTCGATACGATCTTCTTCCTGCCGATTCCCGATCCGGCTGTGCGGGTGGCGGGGACCATTCGCGGCGAGTTTCAATTCGCCGACACGATTCCCCCCGATGAGTACAATCGGCTTCGCGAAACCCGCGGGATCGCACCCCATGTGATCCCAGTGGCGAATTGGCACGGGTTTGTCTTCAATCATCGGGAAGGACTGATGAAGGACAAGCGCATTAGGCATGCGTTCTTGGCCGCACTGGATACTGAGGCGCTGATGCGGGGAGTCTACGGCCCCCGGCAGTTCTGGCGTACCGGCCCAAGCCTGATGCCAAAAGAACACCCCATGTGGACCGACGCCGGGCGGGAATTCTACAACCAAAGGAATCCGGAGAAGGCACGGCAACTCCTCGCGGGGGCAGGCTATCAGGGGCAGCCGGTTCGATGGCTCGTGGCAGGTGATCAAGCACCACACATTGACTCAGCAACCATTGCGAAGAGCCAGCTTGAGCGCGCGGGGTTTGTGATCGACCTGCAGACGACCGATCTGGCAACAGTTGTCTCGCGACGAGTGCGCCCGGAACTTTGGGATGTCTTTACTACACGCTTCACCTTCGTGCCGGATCCAGTACTCTTGACCTTCCTGCAGCCGGGATGGCCAGGGTGGTACGAGAATCGGGAGGTAACAGGACTCCTTAGTCTCTTGAGGCGTCACGTTGATCCCAAGGTCAGAAGAGAGCTATGGCAACGCGCGCAGCGGATGCTTTACGAGGACGCCGCGACCGTCAGGCTGGGGGACTACTTCCTTCTGCACGTCCTACGGGATGAGGTGAAAGGATACGCCGGCGTTCCGGGCACCTTCTACTGGAATGTCTGGCTTGAGAGGCGGTAG
- the argH gene encoding argininosuccinate lyase, translating into MSGPNEPGHRYRMWGGRFKDQPDPRLSALLTAPPVSRHLLRWDLLGSIAHVVSLGEAKAIPLTEATGLVCALRQMLAEADAGLLIPSDEHEDVHTFIEATLTSRLGISAGWLQTGRSRNDQVVTAFRLLLKDLIRRLARGISSLQRILLRRVDEVGDVALPGYTHLQRAQPVLLSHHWLAYFWMLLRDIERLQSAYRHVDVCPLGSGAIAGTGFPVDRVRQAELLGFAQASENSVDATGNRDFAFEAVACVSCFLINLSRWAEELIIWASQEFGFIGLPDAITAGSSLMPQKRNPDLLELARAQAGVGLGQLVVLATVLKGVPPAYNLDLREDKTPTLAAFRAGEVAVGAMSLVVERLIVRRDRMEAALHGGFLTATEVADYLVRRGVPFREAHRLAGQVVLRAEDDGRELWEMPLGTLKQVSPHFEADVLSAVSIEGALAAKDVPGGTAPIRVAQSLAVAREALAVCRGWLDQADADQQAVEKRLLTAPLA; encoded by the coding sequence ATGAGTGGGCCCAACGAGCCAGGCCACCGGTACCGGATGTGGGGAGGTAGATTCAAGGATCAGCCGGATCCGCGACTCAGCGCGCTCCTTACCGCGCCCCCAGTGAGCCGGCACCTGCTGCGATGGGATCTTCTGGGCAGCATTGCACACGTGGTGTCGCTGGGAGAAGCCAAGGCCATCCCGTTGACGGAAGCGACTGGGCTCGTGTGTGCGCTCCGACAGATGCTGGCCGAGGCGGATGCCGGCCTGCTGATCCCCTCCGACGAGCACGAGGATGTGCACACGTTCATCGAGGCTACGCTGACGTCCCGACTCGGGATATCCGCAGGATGGTTGCAGACCGGACGCAGTCGGAACGACCAAGTGGTTACGGCATTCCGCCTCCTCCTCAAAGACCTTATCCGCCGCTTGGCGCGAGGCATCAGTTCACTCCAGCGGATCCTGTTGCGCCGCGTGGACGAGGTTGGGGACGTGGCGCTTCCCGGCTATACTCATCTGCAGCGGGCCCAGCCAGTGCTGCTATCGCACCACTGGCTCGCGTACTTCTGGATGCTTCTGCGAGACATCGAGCGGCTCCAGAGTGCCTATAGGCACGTTGACGTGTGTCCATTGGGTTCTGGAGCCATCGCAGGGACCGGCTTCCCGGTTGATCGGGTCCGGCAGGCAGAACTCCTGGGGTTTGCACAGGCGAGCGAGAACAGCGTCGATGCCACCGGCAATCGCGATTTCGCCTTCGAGGCAGTCGCGTGCGTATCCTGTTTCCTGATAAACCTCTCGCGATGGGCCGAGGAGCTCATAATCTGGGCATCCCAGGAGTTCGGTTTCATCGGTCTGCCGGATGCGATCACGGCCGGAAGCAGCCTGATGCCTCAGAAGCGGAACCCTGATCTTCTTGAACTTGCGCGCGCCCAGGCCGGGGTCGGTTTGGGTCAACTTGTGGTGCTGGCAACAGTCCTCAAGGGCGTGCCGCCCGCATACAACCTTGACCTTCGCGAAGACAAGACCCCAACACTTGCCGCGTTCCGCGCCGGCGAAGTGGCCGTGGGCGCCATGAGCCTGGTAGTCGAGCGGCTCATAGTGCGTCGCGATCGGATGGAGGCGGCACTGCACGGAGGTTTCCTGACCGCGACCGAGGTTGCCGACTACCTGGTACGTCGCGGTGTGCCATTCCGCGAAGCCCACCGCCTTGCTGGACAGGTGGTTCTGAGAGCGGAGGATGACGGCCGGGAGTTGTGGGAGATGCCACTTGGGACCCTCAAACAAGTGTCACCCCACTTCGAGGCCGATGTCCTGTCGGCGGTGTCAATCGAGGGCGCTCTCGCAGCCAAGGATGTGCCGGGAGGCACGGCGCCAATCCGGGTGGCGCAATCGCTGGCCGTAGCCCGGGAGGCATTGGCTGTATGCCGCGGGTGGCTTGATCAAGCAGACGCTGATCAGCAGGCGGTGGAGAAGCGGCTCCTGACGGCACCTCTTGCGTAG
- a CDS encoding ABC transporter ATP-binding protein, producing the protein MPPEAPLAPREAAPREAAVLARGLTKRFGDMIAVNGINLEIHRGEVYGFLGPNGAGKTTTIRMLCGIMDPTAGEARVLGFDVRSQRETLKARIGYMSQRASLYADLTVVEQLRFYARIYGLDTRATREKVGSWIESSGLAGRDRDLVSTLSGGWRQRLALGCAVMHHPDLLLLDEPTSGVDPLSRRQFWDLIYRFADEGTTVMVTTHYMDEAEHCDRLAFIYGGRIVAEGAPEEIKRRHMPGLLLRVVCREWMRAFDFLRLSPRVRSAALYGTAIHVLVSRAEGAGEAQEAAKAQEAAEALARDLADAGIRVDAIAPIAPSLEDIFVSLTGDAPGGGPDG; encoded by the coding sequence ATGCCCCCCGAAGCACCGTTGGCACCCAGGGAGGCTGCGCCGCGCGAGGCCGCGGTCTTGGCGCGCGGGCTGACCAAGCGGTTCGGCGACATGATCGCCGTGAACGGGATCAACCTCGAGATCCACCGCGGTGAGGTCTACGGCTTCCTGGGTCCCAACGGCGCCGGAAAGACCACCACAATCCGCATGCTCTGCGGCATCATGGATCCCACGGCCGGAGAGGCGCGGGTGCTCGGTTTCGACGTGCGCAGCCAACGCGAGACGCTGAAGGCACGCATCGGCTACATGAGCCAGCGGGCCAGCCTATACGCCGACCTTACCGTTGTCGAGCAACTGCGGTTCTACGCCAGGATCTACGGGCTCGACACCCGCGCGACGCGCGAGAAGGTCGGCTCCTGGATCGAGTCATCCGGCTTGGCCGGACGCGACCGTGACCTGGTCTCCACGCTCTCAGGAGGGTGGCGGCAGCGCCTGGCCCTGGGGTGCGCGGTGATGCACCACCCAGACCTGCTGCTGCTGGACGAGCCCACCTCGGGCGTGGATCCGCTGTCGCGCCGGCAGTTCTGGGACCTGATCTACCGGTTCGCCGATGAGGGCACCACCGTTATGGTTACCACCCACTACATGGATGAGGCCGAGCACTGCGACCGGCTGGCGTTCATCTACGGCGGCCGGATCGTCGCCGAGGGCGCGCCCGAGGAGATCAAACGCCGGCACATGCCGGGCCTGCTGTTGCGGGTGGTCTGCCGGGAGTGGATGCGCGCGTTCGACTTCCTCCGCCTCTCACCGCGCGTGCGGAGCGCGGCGCTGTACGGCACCGCGATCCACGTTCTGGTGTCGCGGGCGGAGGGGGCGGGAGAGGCGCAGGAGGCGGCGAAGGCGCAGGAGGCGGCAGAGGCCCTGGCCCGCGACCTTGCCGACGCGGGCATCCGTGTGGATGCGATCGCGCCGATTGCTCCTTCGCTGGAGGACATATTCGTGAGCCTGACCGGCGATGCCCCGGGAGGTGGGCCAGATGGGTAG
- a CDS encoding thermonuclease family protein, whose translation MRTTNPRVGVGGNRKVGLELDVQARDRHGRKLAYLWLQNGDMFSILILKEGYAQVLTIPPNVRDAEASLSCEREARQARRGLLGR comes from the coding sequence GTGCGGACCACCAATCCTCGTGTAGGCGTCGGGGGGAACAGAAAGGTGGGGCTTGAGCTAGACGTTCAAGCCCGCGACCGGCATGGGCGAAAGCTGGCGTACTTATGGCTACAGAATGGCGACATGTTCAGCATCCTGATCCTGAAGGAAGGTTATGCCCAAGTACTCACAATCCCTCCAAACGTGCGCGATGCAGAGGCGTCTCTTTCCTGCGAGAGAGAAGCGCGACAGGCACGTAGAGGGCTTTTGGGAAGATGA
- a CDS encoding efflux RND transporter periplasmic adaptor subunit, protein MVTLHGRRVPLVPLVLVAALAAYGAAQYLAGRNAVNSTIIEGSGTIEATQVHIAAKMPGRVLDVLVGSGDEVVAGAVLVRFDRQEVDAQVAQAGAAVSAARARLSQAEVALRAQRQQSPATIGQAEAAQSAAQARVPQAREAVELQQAQSEQQIAQAQAAVAQAEASLAAATAGRGAVRANLKKAEADLTRAAALFREGAVAAQAVDAARAAVDVLAAQEAAAAAQEVVARRQVEQARAALELAQAGARQTSIRRQDVVVAQAQEAQAQAAYAGAKTAKDLVAQREAEVAVARAALAQAEAVLRYAQAVGANLILTSPIGGVALSRSVEPGEIVGAGVPVLTVADLSTVWIRVYVPEARLGRLRVGQRGEVFVDAFPDRAFSGRVTEIASQAEFTPRNVATQQERAKLVFAVRLTLENPEGLLKPGMPADARIHTGTSSP, encoded by the coding sequence GAGGGCTCCGGCACCATAGAGGCCACGCAGGTGCACATCGCTGCCAAGATGCCGGGGCGGGTTCTGGATGTGCTGGTCGGCTCGGGTGACGAGGTGGTTGCCGGGGCTGTGTTGGTTCGCTTCGACAGGCAGGAAGTGGATGCCCAGGTCGCTCAGGCCGGGGCCGCCGTCTCCGCGGCCCGGGCGCGCCTCTCGCAGGCCGAAGTGGCGCTGCGCGCGCAGCGCCAGCAGTCGCCTGCCACCATCGGTCAGGCAGAGGCCGCGCAGAGCGCTGCTCAGGCCCGGGTTCCACAGGCCAGGGAGGCCGTGGAGCTTCAGCAGGCGCAGTCCGAGCAGCAGATCGCCCAGGCCCAGGCCGCGGTGGCTCAGGCCGAGGCGTCGCTGGCCGCGGCTACGGCCGGCCGTGGGGCTGTGCGGGCAAACCTAAAGAAGGCCGAGGCGGACCTCACTCGTGCCGCGGCGTTGTTCCGGGAGGGTGCGGTGGCCGCCCAGGCAGTGGATGCCGCGCGGGCCGCGGTGGACGTGCTGGCAGCACAGGAGGCCGCGGCCGCGGCCCAGGAGGTGGTCGCGCGCCGGCAGGTCGAGCAGGCGCGCGCGGCGCTGGAACTGGCGCAGGCCGGAGCCCGGCAGACATCCATCCGCCGGCAGGACGTGGTGGTGGCCCAGGCCCAAGAGGCCCAGGCTCAGGCGGCCTACGCCGGCGCGAAGACGGCAAAGGATCTGGTCGCGCAGCGCGAAGCGGAAGTCGCGGTCGCCCGCGCCGCGCTGGCGCAGGCCGAGGCCGTGCTGCGCTACGCGCAGGCCGTGGGGGCCAACTTGATCCTGACATCCCCGATCGGTGGCGTGGCGCTTTCCCGCAGCGTCGAGCCGGGCGAGATCGTCGGAGCCGGAGTACCGGTTCTCACCGTGGCCGACCTGAGCACCGTGTGGATCCGCGTCTACGTGCCCGAGGCCCGCCTGGGCAGGCTGCGCGTTGGGCAGCGCGGCGAGGTGTTCGTGGACGCGTTTCCAGACCGGGCCTTCTCAGGTCGGGTGACCGAGATCGCAAGCCAGGCCGAGTTCACGCCACGTAACGTGGCGACCCAACAGGAGCGCGCCAAGCTGGTGTTCGCGGTGCGCCTGACGCTGGAGAACCCGGAGGGCCTGCTCAAGCCCGGCATGCCGGCCGATGCAAGGATCCACACAGGCACATCGTCGCCGTGA
- a CDS encoding VapC toxin family PIN domain ribonuclease, translated as MKTALLDINILTALLWPAHEHHEAAHRWFRARANAHWATCPLTQLGFIRIVSNPAFSRDALTPAEAVALLAKNLKHPAHEFWTESLQVPAAVRVMEPGLHGYRQLTDAYLLALAGRRKAVLATFDRGLRTLAGDTFDSALEIVLGI; from the coding sequence GTGAAGACGGCACTCCTCGACATCAACATCCTGACGGCACTGCTTTGGCCGGCGCACGAACACCACGAGGCCGCCCATCGATGGTTTCGCGCTCGTGCGAATGCCCACTGGGCGACATGCCCGCTCACACAGCTCGGCTTCATTCGAATCGTCTCCAACCCCGCCTTCTCACGCGACGCTCTCACGCCGGCCGAGGCGGTCGCGCTACTTGCTAAGAACCTGAAGCACCCGGCTCACGAGTTCTGGACGGAGAGCCTCCAAGTGCCGGCTGCCGTCAGGGTAATGGAACCTGGGTTGCACGGCTACCGGCAACTCACCGACGCCTACCTCCTGGCATTGGCGGGTCGCCGCAAAGCCGTGTTGGCCACATTCGATCGCGGTCTCCGCACACTCGCGGGCGACACCTTCGACTCGGCCCTCGAAATCGTCCTAGGGATATAG